AGCTATTTTTTTTATTCCCTCTAAACTTGGTAATATTTTAGAAAGTTCTTTTTCATTTTTTTCAATATAATTTAAATACCCTTGTCTTATTCCTTCTTCAGAATATCCTACAATAGGATTTTTTTTATACATTTCAATTGAAGCTTTCCATAATATAAGTCTTATTGCAGGAGATGACTCTTTCACATTTTTTATGCTTACAAATCTTTTATAGTAAACATTATTTTTTAAATAATCTGTTTTACTAACTATTCCTAGACCTAAAATTCCAATTAATATTCCATAAAGCAATATCTTCTTATTAATATTAATAATCAATATAGCTATTAATGGAATCAAGATAGCCAAATAAGCCCCTCTTCTTTGACCTAAAATTACAAAATAAATAATAATTAAATAAACAACACTACTTATTACTAATAATATATTTTTTTTCTTTAACCAAAAATATAAAACTAATCCTAAAGCAACAAAAGAAAGTCCAGCCATAGTATGAGAAGTATATCCTAAATTGGCTAATCCATCATAAGTGTATCCAGCTAATTTAAAATTTACACTTTTTAAATACAAAAATATTTTACCACAATTAAATAATATTGAAATTGTTACAACAATAAAAATTCCTTTTATTTTTTCTGTTGTATTTAAAAACAATGGTGTTAAAAAAATAGGAAAGAATTTATATAATTTTCTCAATTCTTTAAATACTATTTCTCTTTCATCTAAATTAAAATATTGAAACAAAGGAACCAAAAGAAAAAAAGCCAACATTAATTTTTGATTTTTATCTAATCTATATCCTTTTAAAAAAGGTAACGCTCCTATTATTAATAAAACAATCCCTAAATTTGACCTTTGAAAAGTAAAAATAATTGCACTTAAATAACATACCCCTATATACCCTAAAAATAAAAAATATTCTTTTGAATTTTTTATTTTTTCTAAAAATTTCACAGTTATTCCTCCCTATTTTATTATTCTTTCTTTTATTTTTTCTTTTTTTAATCTATTTTTACAACCAAACTCACAAATATATTCTTTTTTAGAAAGAATTACTTTTTTTCTAGCTCTATAATATCCATCATTTCCACTTTTATTGGAACTTGATTTATGCCACATATGAACTACCAAGTTATTAAAATTAAACACACCGACTTTTAATCCTAAAGCATAAAATCTATTTCCTAAGTCGTCATCTTCACAGCCCCAACCTTCATATTTTTCATCAAATCCATTTATTTTTAATATATCTTCTTTGAAGCAACCTATCCCAAGCCCAACTATTTTTGCTCCTCTTTTCTTTAAATGAAGATTATACCAAAAATTTCTTCGCTTATCTCTTTTATTCAATTCCTCTATATGTTTGTAGTCTTCTTCACTTAATTCTGATTTTATATATTTATAATCAAAATTATCATTCTTTATTATTTTATCATTGATTTTTTCAGTTCTTTCTTCATCAAGAAACAAAGCATTTATTTTTAAAACTTCACCTTTTTTTATATTTTCCTTTATATTTTTCAAAAAATATTCATCAAATAATATATCTTGGTCTATAAATAAAATATAATCTCCTAAGCTATAATTTAATCCATTATTTCTTGAAGATGCAAGTCTAAATCCTTTATCCTCTTGATAAACGTGTTTTAATGTATATCTTAACTTAGGAATTATGCTTTCTATTTTTTCCTCTAAAATTTCAGATGAACCATCATCAGCAATAATCACTTCAAATGGTAATTCAATTTGATTATTCAAAGCTAATAAAATATTTTTTAATTGCTCTAGTTTATTGTAAACAGATATTATCACTGATATTTTTAACTTCTTCATATTTTTCCTCCAAACTATTATTTTTTCTATTTCAATTTTCTAAAAAATCTCCATATTTTATATTTTTTCTCCAATTTTACAAGAAACATTCCTTTTAAATTCCATAATCTTTTCTCTAATTCAAAATCTCTTTTTTTGAAATATTTCATATAATTTGTATATTGAGAAAACATCATTTGTTTAACCCAATAAAGATTATTTATTTCTTTTTCTGATTTTAATAGTTCTTCACATATTTTATATGAACTTTTTGCAAATAACTCTCTATTTGGAGCAGTAGTTATACTTCCTTCTCTAATCCTGTAATAATAAATATAATTATCTAAGTATTTTACTTTTTTAGCTTTTAAAAGGCACAGTATAGTAAAAAGTTGATCTTCTACTACTATTTTTTCTTTAAAATATAATTTGTTATCCAATAAAAATTCCCTGTTATATAAATTTCTCCAAACATAAGTTTTTCCAATCACAGTTTTTCCTTTTTTTACTAGTAATTCTTTTCCAGACAACTCCTTATTATTCTTTAAAAGTTTTTCTTCTTTTGAAATATTGTTAGTTTTAAAAATATAAAAATTTCCAATTAATATATCTAAATTTTTATCTAATTTGTTATAAAAATTTTGAAATTCATCTGGATTTATAAAATCATCACTATCTACAAACCAAACATACTCCCCTTTTGCTCTTTCTATTCCATAATTTCTTGCTGATGAAAGTCCACCATTTTCTTTTATAAAAAATTTAGCTTTAATATTATTTTTGCAAAATTCTTCTATTATTTTTTGACTATTATCTGGTGATCCATCATTTACTATTAATATTTCATAATTTATATCTTTTATTTTAGAAATAGAATTTAAACATTCTTTTAAATATTTTTCGACATTATATACAGGTATAATTATACTTAACTCTAGATTATTACTAGATGTACCCCCTCCCATTTTATTTTTAACTATTTTTTCTTTATCCATTTTTATCTCCCATTAATTTATTTTATAATTTTTCTAAACCATTTTTACAAATAAATTGTTTTGTTTCTATTGTTTTATCTAAAATTTTTTTATTCAGATTCCAACGATCCAAACTTCCTTGAGGCTCTGGGTGATAAAGATGATACTGAATAGCTTTATTTTTCATAGAAAATAATTTTCCACCCGCCATTAAAACTCTTTTTTCTATATCAACATCTTCTAATCCATAGCCTATATAATCTTCATTAAAACCATTTAATTTTAATAGTACTTCTCTTTTTATTCCAAAATTACTTCCTAGGCAGCGAGTATTTCTTTTTAAATCTACCCAAGGAAAGTATATTGCATCTGGAAATTTTTTTATAGGAGAGTCTGTAAAAAGTAATTTCAGTAAATTAAATTTTCTTATCCTATTTTTTAAAACAAATTCTGTATATTTTTCTCCAAAATTAAATCTTCTTCCAGTAAACATATCACCTTTTTTTAAACTTTTGGCATATTCTTCTAAAAATTTTGGATGAACCATACAATCTTGATCTATTACGACTATTAAATTTCCTGAAGAATTTTTAACTCCATTATTTAATGCAGTATTTCTTCTATATCCTAAATCTGCTTGTTGAACATGAATTAATTTATAATTTAATTTACTTTTTAAAGTATCTATAAAATTTCCTAAAGTGTTATCATCTTCTGTAACTATTACTTCAAAATTTCTGTATGTTTGGTAATTTATACTTTCTAAAACCGCTTCTATGAATTCTTTCTTTTTGTATATTGGAATTATTAAGCTAATTTTTAAAGAGTTTTTCATAAATATTTTCCCCTTATAAATCATTTTAAATTATTTTTTTGCAAATTTATCAAAAGTTCTATAAAATTCTTTAACTAACATTTCTGGAGTTATCAAATTAAATATCTCTTCCCAAGACATATCTCCATAATCTTCTTGGATATCACTTGATATTATTCCTCTATGTTTTTCTCCACCCCAAGGAATCCAACATTTTACATCTGATTTTGGCCAAAATACTGCAAAACTTGGAATATCTAATCCTTGAGCCATATGTCTTGCTCCACCTTCATTTCCAAAATACATATCGGAGTTTGAAATAAGTGCTAACAAATCTCTTACAGATTTAGTTTCTATATTTGTAAAAATATTATTTTGATTTTCTCCTACCATTGATTTTACTTTTTCCATATCAGATTTTTGCTCAGAAGTTCCAAAAAATATCATTTGAATATTTTGATTTTTTTCTAATATTTTTCCTAATGTTTCACCCATTTTATCTAATGGATATATTTTAAAAGAATGTTTTGCAGTTACAGAACAAAGAACAATAGGTTTTGTAAAATCAATCCCTTTTTCTAGCATTTGTTTTTTCATATTTTCTTTTTCTTCATCTGTAACATATAATCTAAAATTAGTATCATATTTTAGATTATATTCTTTTTCAAGAGGTTTTAAAAGTTCCAATCCTTTTTCTACTTCATTCTTAAATTCATAAGATCCTTTTATCTTGTGTGTATAAGTAAATCCTCTTTTTTTGTTATATCTTCCTATTCTGTACTTTGCTCCAGAAAATAAAGTAAACCATTCACTTTTAGGAGTAGAAACTAGATCAATTATTATGTCATATTTTTTTCTTGTTATTTTCCAAACTTCCCATAAATATCTAAAAGCATTATTTTTTACTTTATCTGTGATAGTTATAGTATTGAAATTTTTATCCTCTTTAAAAATTGGTGCTACATGTTCATAGCATACAAAATCTATCTCTGCATCTGGAAAAGTTTT
The nucleotide sequence above comes from Fusobacterium perfoetens. Encoded proteins:
- a CDS encoding glycosyltransferase; this encodes MKNSLKISLIIPIYKKKEFIEAVLESINYQTYRNFEVIVTEDDNTLGNFIDTLKSKLNYKLIHVQQADLGYRRNTALNNGVKNSSGNLIVVIDQDCMVHPKFLEEYAKSLKKGDMFTGRRFNFGEKYTEFVLKNRIRKFNLLKLLFTDSPIKKFPDAIYFPWVDLKRNTRCLGSNFGIKREVLLKLNGFNEDYIGYGLEDVDIEKRVLMAGGKLFSMKNKAIQYHLYHPEPQGSLDRWNLNKKILDKTIETKQFICKNGLEKL
- a CDS encoding glycosyltransferase, whose product is MDKEKIVKNKMGGGTSSNNLELSIIIPVYNVEKYLKECLNSISKIKDINYEILIVNDGSPDNSQKIIEEFCKNNIKAKFFIKENGGLSSARNYGIERAKGEYVWFVDSDDFINPDEFQNFYNKLDKNLDILIGNFYIFKTNNISKEEKLLKNNKELSGKELLVKKGKTVIGKTYVWRNLYNREFLLDNKLYFKEKIVVEDQLFTILCLLKAKKVKYLDNYIYYYRIREGSITTAPNRELFAKSSYKICEELLKSEKEINNLYWVKQMMFSQYTNYMKYFKKRDFELEKRLWNLKGMFLVKLEKKYKIWRFFRKLK
- a CDS encoding O-antigen ligase family protein; this encodes MKFLEKIKNSKEYFLFLGYIGVCYLSAIIFTFQRSNLGIVLLIIGALPFLKGYRLDKNQKLMLAFFLLVPLFQYFNLDEREIVFKELRKLYKFFPIFLTPLFLNTTEKIKGIFIVVTISILFNCGKIFLYLKSVNFKLAGYTYDGLANLGYTSHTMAGLSFVALGLVLYFWLKKKNILLVISSVVYLIIIYFVILGQRRGAYLAILIPLIAILIININKKILLYGILIGILGLGIVSKTDYLKNNVYYKRFVSIKNVKESSPAIRLILWKASIEMYKKNPIVGYSEEGIRQGYLNYIEKNEKELSKILPSLEGIKKIAYDRNPHNMYMRSLVDMGILGVYFIGLIFYFLYENLRLIFLVREERNIEYVMLLSSFGIILSFVVISLTESVWETHNMREGLLFGIIIYFSLRRIIKNKYGEKK
- a CDS encoding glycosyltransferase family 9 protein — protein: MKILVVRFKQMGDAILATPVCNTFRKTFPDAEIDFVCYEHVAPIFKEDKNFNTITITDKVKNNAFRYLWEVWKITRKKYDIIIDLVSTPKSEWFTLFSGAKYRIGRYNKKRGFTYTHKIKGSYEFKNEVEKGLELLKPLEKEYNLKYDTNFRLYVTDEEKENMKKQMLEKGIDFTKPIVLCSVTAKHSFKIYPLDKMGETLGKILEKNQNIQMIFFGTSEQKSDMEKVKSMVGENQNNIFTNIETKSVRDLLALISNSDMYFGNEGGARHMAQGLDIPSFAVFWPKSDVKCWIPWGGEKHRGIISSDIQEDYGDMSWEEIFNLITPEMLVKEFYRTFDKFAKK
- a CDS encoding glycosyltransferase; translated protein: MKKLKISVIISVYNKLEQLKNILLALNNQIELPFEVIIADDGSSEILEEKIESIIPKLRYTLKHVYQEDKGFRLASSRNNGLNYSLGDYILFIDQDILFDEYFLKNIKENIKKGEVLKINALFLDEERTEKINDKIIKNDNFDYKYIKSELSEEDYKHIEELNKRDKRRNFWYNLHLKKRGAKIVGLGIGCFKEDILKINGFDEKYEGWGCEDDDLGNRFYALGLKVGVFNFNNLVVHMWHKSSSNKSGNDGYYRARKKVILSKKEYICEFGCKNRLKKEKIKERIIK